DNA sequence from the Schlegelella aquatica genome:
TACCAGATGAACGACGAGGCCGAAACCGCCCTGCTCGCCGCCGGCGTGCCGGAAGACCGCATCCACATCGAGCGGTTCGGCCTGCCGCAGGACGCCAAGGGCCCGGTCGGCGCGGTGATGCACGAGTCGCAGCCCGGCGACGCCGAGCGCGCCCGGGTCGTCATCATCCGCGACGGTCTGCGCCGCGAGATCGAGTTCCGCCGCGAGCAACCGAGCATCCTCGATTGCGCATCGGCCGCGGGGCTGGAGGTGCCGTTCTCGTGCACCTCGGGCGTGTGCGGCACGTGCCGGGCCAAGCTCCTGGAAGGCAAGGTGCGCATGGAGCGCAACTTCGCGCTCGACAAGCAGGAAGTCGCGGCCGGCTTCGTGCTGACGTGCCAGGCCCACCCGCTGACCGAGCGCGTGGTGCTCTCCTTCGACGAGCGATAGAAAGGATTGCGAACGACATGCCCCGTGGACGTGCTCCCGGCTATGACGACCAGCGCGAGATGATCCTCGCGCAGGCGGCGCAGCTTTTTGCGCTGCGCGGCTATCCGGCGACCTCGATGAACCAGGTGGCCGAGGCGTGCGGCCTGTCCAAGGCCACCCTCTACCACTACTACAAGGACAAGTACAGCCTGCTGGTTCAGATCGCCGAGGGCCACGTGCTCAAGCTGCGCGCGCTGCTCGTGGAGGTGGAGGCCGCGGGCCTCGCGCCCGAGCCCCGCCTGCGCGAGCTGATCCTGCGCTTCGTGCAGGAGTACACCGATGCACAGCATGCCCACCGCGTGCTCACCGAGGACGTGCGTTTCCTGGAAGAGGCCGACCGCGAGCGCGTGCTGGGCATCGAGCGCGAAGTGGTGGCCGGTATCTCGCGCGCCGTCGCGGTGCTGCGCCCCGACCTCGCCGAAGCGCGGCTCGCCAAGCCGCTCACGATGCTGCTGTTCGGCATGATCAACTGGATGTTCACCTGGATGCGCCCCAACGGCCACCTGGGCTACGACGCGATGGCACCGCTGGTGGCGGAGCTCTTCATCGGCGGCCTCAAGAGCCTGCGCCCCGCGCAGCTCCTCGAAGCCTGCGGCCACGCGACTGCGTAATGTCCCCGATGACGTGAACCTGGAATGCACCGATGCTCGCACGCCTGACCATTCATCCCACCGAAGGAGACACTCCATGAGATTCAAGCATCTGCTGACGGCCCTGATCGGCGCGCTCGGATTCACCGCGGCCTGGGCGGACATCAACGTCGGCGTGACCGTCTCGGCCACCGGCCCGGCGGCCTCGCTCGGCATCCCCGAGAAGAACACGATCTCGCTGATGCCCACCACCATCGCCGGCGAGAAGGTCAACTACATCGTCCTCGACGACGCGAGCGACACCACCGCGGCGGTGGCCAACACGCGCAAGCTCATCACCGAGCACAAGGTGGACATCGTCATCGGCTCGACGATCACGCCCAACTCGCTGGCGATGATCGACGTCGTTGCCGAGGCGCAGGTGCCGATGATCTCGATGGCTGCCTCCGCGCGCATCGTCGAGCCGGTGGACGCCAAGAAGCGCTGGGTGTTCAAGACGCCGCAGAACGACATCCAGATGTCGCTCGCCATCGCCGAGCACATGGCCAACTCGGGCGTCAAGACGGTGGCCTTCATCGGCTTCTCGGACGCCTACGGCGAGGGCTGGTACCAGGAGTTCACGAAAGCAGCCGGCCTGAAGAAACTGCAGATCATCGCCAACGAACGCTACGCCCGCACCGACACCTCGGTCACCGGTCAGGTCCTCAAGATCATGTCGGCGCGTCCCGACGCGGTGCTGATCGCCGGCAGCGGCACCCCGGCCGCCCTGCCTCAAAAGACGCTCAAGGAGCGCGGCTACACCGGCAAGATCTACCAGACCCACGGCGTGGCCAATGCCGACTTCCTGCGCGTGGGCGGCAAGGACGTCGAAGGCACCTTCCTGCCCGCGGGCCCCGTGCTGGTGGCCGAGCAGCTGCCCGCCAACCACCCGGTGCGCAAGTCGGCGCTCGCCTATGTGCAGGCCTACGAGAAGGCCTACGGCAAGGGCACGGTCTCAACCTTCGGCGCCCATGCCTGGGACGCCGGCCTGCTGATGGCCGCCGCCGTGCCGCAGGCGCTCAAGAAGGCCAAGCCCGGCACGCCTGAGTTCCGCGCCGCGCTGCGCGACGCGCTCGAGCAGGTCAAGGAGCTGCCCGGCGCGCACGGCATCTTCAGCATGTCGCCCACCGATCACCTCGGCCTCGACCAGCGCGCCCGCGTGATGGTCAAGATCGAGAACGGCACCTGGAAGTACCAACCCTGACCATGGACCTGCAAATCGCCCTGCTGCTCGGCCAGGACGGCGTCGTCAACGGCGCCATTTACGGCTTGATGGCGCTCGCGCTGGTATTGGTGTTCTCGGTCACGCGCGTCATCTTCGTGCCGCAGGGCGAGTTCGTCGCCTTCGGCGCATTGTCGATGGCGGCGTTGCAGGCCGGCCGCACCCCGGCCACCCTGTGGATGCTGCTCGCGCTGGCCGCGACGACGCTGGTCGTCGAAGCCTGGCGGCAGCGCCGCGGCGCGACCGTCGACTGGGCCTCCACCCTCGTGTGGTGCGTGGCCCTGCCCGCGGCCGCCGTGGCCCTCGTGCTGGCGCGCCCGGCCTCGATCGCCTGGCAGGCGCTGGCCACCGTGCTGCTCATCACGCCCCTGGGGCCCCTCACCTACCGCCTGGCCTTCCGGCCGCTCGCGCATGCGACGGTGCTCGTGCTGCTGATCGTCTCGGTCGCCCTGCACGGGGTGTTCGTCGGCCTCGGGCTGCTCTTCTTCGGCGCCGAGGGCTCTCGCACGCCGGCCTTCTCCGACCTGCGGCTCGACCTCTCCGGCCTCGTCGTCACCGGCCAGTCCCTCGTGGTGCTCGGTGTCACGGTGGCGCTCGTGGTCGCGATGTTCGCGTTCTTCGAGCGCACCCTGGTCGGCAAGGCGCTGCGCGCCACCGCGATGAACCGCGTCGGCGCGCGCCTGATGGGCATCCCGACCGAGCTCTCCGGCGACGTCAGCTTCGCGCTGGCCGCACTGATCGGCGCAGTCTCCGGCCTGCTGGTCGCCCCCATCACGACGATCTACTACGACACCGGCTTCCTGATCGGTCTCAAAGGTTTCGTCGCCGCGATCATCGGCGGCCTGGCGAGCTACCCGCTGGCGCTGGGCGGGGCGTTCCTGGTCGGCCAGCTCGAGGCCTTCTCTTCGTTCTGGGCCAGCGCTTTCAAGGAAGTGATCGTGTTCACGCTCATCATTCCGGTGCTGCTGTGGCGCTCGCTGCGCAGCCACCATGTGGAGGACGAGGAATGAGCAGTCCCTCCCGCGCCACCACGCCGGTGGCGGCTCCGCCATCCGCCGAGCGCCCGGCCGCCGCAGCGCCGGCGCGCACGAGCCTGCCGCTCGCGCGCATCGTCACGCTCGGCGCCATCGCGCTGCTCGCCGCGAGCTGGGGCTTCCTGCCGGACTTCACCGTCACGGTGCTCAACTACATCGGCCTGTACGCCCTGGTGGCGCTCGGCCTGGTGATGCTCACGGGCGTAGGCGGCATGACCTCCTTCGGCCAGGCGGCCTTCGTCGGCCTCGGGGCATATGCCACCGCGTGGGTGTGCACCTCGCCGGCCGCGGCGTCGGCCCTCGCCTTCCTCCCGGCGGCCCTGCTGCCGTGGGTGGGGCTCGCGCTCGGCCTGGCCCTCACCTTCGCCGTGGCGTGGGGGCTCGGTGCCGTCACGCTGCGCCTGTCCGGGCACTACCTGCCGCTGGCCACCATCGCCTGGGGCCTGAGCCTGTACTTCCTGTTCGGCAACCTGGAGTTCCTGGGCGGCCACACCGGCCTGACCGGCATTCCGGCGCTCGAGGTGGCCGGCGTCTCGCTGGCGTCGCCGCGGGCGCTGGGCATCGCGATCTGGCTGGCGCTGCTGCTCGCGCTGTGGGCCTTGCACAACCTGCTGGACTCGCGCGAGGGCCGTGCCATCCGCGCCCTCAAGAGCGGCCGCGTGATGGCCGAGTCCATGGGCGTCGATACCAGCCGGCAGCGCGTCAAGGTGTTCGTGCTGGCGGCGCTCCTGGCCGCCCTGTCGGGCTGGCTCTACG
Encoded proteins:
- a CDS encoding TetR/AcrR family transcriptional regulator, coding for MPRGRAPGYDDQREMILAQAAQLFALRGYPATSMNQVAEACGLSKATLYHYYKDKYSLLVQIAEGHVLKLRALLVEVEAAGLAPEPRLRELILRFVQEYTDAQHAHRVLTEDVRFLEEADRERVLGIEREVVAGISRAVAVLRPDLAEARLAKPLTMLLFGMINWMFTWMRPNGHLGYDAMAPLVAELFIGGLKSLRPAQLLEACGHATA
- a CDS encoding ABC transporter substrate-binding protein, coding for MRFKHLLTALIGALGFTAAWADINVGVTVSATGPAASLGIPEKNTISLMPTTIAGEKVNYIVLDDASDTTAAVANTRKLITEHKVDIVIGSTITPNSLAMIDVVAEAQVPMISMAASARIVEPVDAKKRWVFKTPQNDIQMSLAIAEHMANSGVKTVAFIGFSDAYGEGWYQEFTKAAGLKKLQIIANERYARTDTSVTGQVLKIMSARPDAVLIAGSGTPAALPQKTLKERGYTGKIYQTHGVANADFLRVGGKDVEGTFLPAGPVLVAEQLPANHPVRKSALAYVQAYEKAYGKGTVSTFGAHAWDAGLLMAAAVPQALKKAKPGTPEFRAALRDALEQVKELPGAHGIFSMSPTDHLGLDQRARVMVKIENGTWKYQP
- a CDS encoding branched-chain amino acid ABC transporter permease, producing MDLQIALLLGQDGVVNGAIYGLMALALVLVFSVTRVIFVPQGEFVAFGALSMAALQAGRTPATLWMLLALAATTLVVEAWRQRRGATVDWASTLVWCVALPAAAVALVLARPASIAWQALATVLLITPLGPLTYRLAFRPLAHATVLVLLIVSVALHGVFVGLGLLFFGAEGSRTPAFSDLRLDLSGLVVTGQSLVVLGVTVALVVAMFAFFERTLVGKALRATAMNRVGARLMGIPTELSGDVSFALAALIGAVSGLLVAPITTIYYDTGFLIGLKGFVAAIIGGLASYPLALGGAFLVGQLEAFSSFWASAFKEVIVFTLIIPVLLWRSLRSHHVEDEE